A genomic stretch from Apium graveolens cultivar Ventura unplaced genomic scaffold, ASM990537v1 ctg7706, whole genome shotgun sequence includes:
- the LOC141704318 gene encoding auxin-induced protein 6B-like: MAIRMPLINQAKQILRRSSFSARHTGSKWSDVPKGYCAVYVGEQEKKRFVIPLSFLNISSFQNLLSQAEEEYGFNHPNGGLTIPCREDIFLDLTSRLRGL, from the coding sequence ATGGCTATTCGTATGCCTCTTATTAATCAAGCTAAACAAATTCTTCGACGATCTTCCTTCAGTGCCAGGCACACAGGTTCTAAATGGTCAGATGTACCAAAAGGTTATTGTGCAGTCTATGTTGGAGAACAAGAGAAAAAGCGATTCGTgattccattatcattcttaaacatatcttcttttcagaacttgTTAAGTCAAGCCGAGGAAGAATATGGTTTTAATCATCCAAATGGTGGACTTACAATACCATGCAGAGAGGATATATTCCTTGATCTCACTTCTCGTTTACGGGGATTATGA
- the LOC141704320 gene encoding auxin-induced protein 6B-like: MAIRMPLINQAKQMLRRSSLTARHTSSTMSDVPKGYFAVYVGEQEKKRFVIPLSFLNKSSFQNLLSQAEEEYGFHHLNGGLTIPCREDIFLDLTSRLGGL, from the coding sequence ATGGCTATCCGTATGCCTCTTATTAACCAAGCTAAACAAATGCTTCGAAGATCTTCCTTAACTGCCAGGCACACAAGTTCTACAATGTCAGATGTGCCAAAGGGTTATTTTGCAGTCTATGTTGGAGAACAAGAAAAGAAACGATTCGTGAtcccattatcattcttaaacaAATCATCTTTTCAGAACTTGTTAAGTCAAGCCGAGGAAGAATATGGTTTTCATCATCTAAATGGTGGACTTACAATACCATGCAGAGAGGATATTTTTCTTGATCTCACTTCTCGCTTAGGGGGGTTATGA